A window of the Tachyglossus aculeatus isolate mTacAcu1 chromosome 2, mTacAcu1.pri, whole genome shotgun sequence genome harbors these coding sequences:
- the KIAA1143 gene encoding uncharacterized protein KIAA1143 homolog has protein sequence MSQPSRVSYVRPPEPPFLARFKQEAGYTDGPTVHTKKEQPQIPEDGENSDKEDEQPQVVVLKKGDLSAEEVMNIKEQIKSSKSDEEPAPADGKIMFRKPVKRSSDEKYMGLTASSSKKKKEEKKNLGDSVGPKNPQKQIKNSSLLSFGDDEEEY, from the exons ATGAGCCAGCCGAGCCGCGTGTCGTACGTGCGGCCCCCCGAGCCTCCTTTCCTGGCCCGCTTCAAGCAGGAGGCCGGCTACACTGACGGACCCACAGTACACACCAAG AAAGAGCAGCCTCAAATCCCGGAGGACGGTGAGAACAGCGACAAGGAAGATGAGCAGCCCCAGGTGGTCGTGTTGAAAAAAGGAGATTTATCTGCAGAAGAAGTGATGAACATTAAGGAGCAGATAAAATCCTCCAAATCTG ATGAAGAACCAGCCCCAGCTGATGGAAAAATCATGTTCAGGAAACCAGTCAAACGTTCCTCCGATGAGAAGTATATGGGTTTGACTGCAAGCTCAagcaagaagaagaaagaagaaaagaaaaatttgGGCGATTCAGTGGGTCCAAAGAACCCTCAGAAACAAATTAAAAATAGTAGCCTGCTGTCATTTGGCGACGATGAAGAGGAATATTAA